From Triticum aestivum cultivar Chinese Spring chromosome 4A, IWGSC CS RefSeq v2.1, whole genome shotgun sequence, a single genomic window includes:
- the LOC123086283 gene encoding scarecrow-like protein 9 — MPIAPEELLGLKEHMEPPPPSPSVYLDIPPSPYGGSVGDLVLPYITRMLMEEDIDDRFFYQYPDHLAFLQAQQQFTQILDDAKNLLSGEGGDMEKMHSDASLQGIRGGSMCLADKDVPSWTFSDGAEVYNNGDQSKLNRSNEAMLNFAFLKGMEEANKFLPRDNQPQADVFSVDQAKEIFGRSISGGGRKGQRDVDKLEEVVGRASKLLMPELEEDGASEMINKIMLNSYELCGETMEELQITMENIRADRKNKKAVRGKQGKKEAVDLRGLLLCCAQEVATGNRHGAGNLLKQIRQHASATGDAAQRLAYCFAKGLEARLAGTGSQVYKSLMAKHTSTMEFLKGYELFMAACSFKRVAFTFSSMTIFDAVEGKSKLHIVDYGLHYGCQWPGLLAWLATRDGGPPEVRITGIDLPQPGFRPAKRLEETGRALSNCARQFGLPFKFHAIAAKWETIRAEDLNIDPDEVLVVNDLFNFNTLMDESLVIDRPSPRDVVLSNIREMQPDVFVQGVVNGSSGPFFLARFREALFFYSSVFDMLDTTTPPESYERFVLERDMFGQCALNTIACESADRVERPETYKQWQLRNQRASLRQLPLKPIITKVATGKVKSLYHKEFVVDVDQGWLLQGWKGRILYAHSAWVADDTSSEY, encoded by the coding sequence ATGCCCATCGCCCCCGAGGAGTTGCTGGGGCTGAAGGAACACATGGAGCCCCCGCCGCCATCCCCATCCGTCTACCTTGACATTCCTCCGTCGCCCTATGGCGGCAGTGTCGGGGACCTGGTGCTCCCATACATCACTCGCATGCTGATGGAGGAGGACATCGACGACAGGTTCTTCTACCAGTACCCAGACCATCTTGCCTTCCTCCAGGCGCAGCAGCAATTTACCCAAATTCTTGATGATGCCAAGAACTTACTGTCCGGCGAAGGTGGCGACATGGAGAAGATGCATTCTGATGCGTCTTTGCAGGGTATTCGTGGAGGTAGCATGTGCTTGGCTGACAAGGACGTCCCGAGTTGGACGTTCTCGGATGGTGCTGAGGTGTACAATAATGGTGATCAGAGCAAACTCAACCGCTCCAATGAAGCCATGCTTAACTTTGCATTCTTGAAAGGCATGGAGGAGGCCAACAAGTTCTTGCCTAGAGACAACCAACCGCAGGCTGATGTCTTCAGCGTCGACCAAGCGAAGGAGATTTTTGGGCGAAGCATTAGTGGTGGGGGACGGAAGGGTCAGCGTGATGTGGACAAGCTGGAGGAAGTGGTGGGCAGGGCCAGCAAACTGCTGATGCCGGAGCTGGAAGAGGATGGCGCCAGCGAGATGATCAACAAAATAATGCTGAATAGTTACGAACTATGTGGGGAGACCATGGAGGAGCTGCAAATCACCATGGAGAACATCAGAGCTGATAGAAAAAATAAGAAGGCGGTGCGGGGAAAGCAGGGAAAGAAAGAGGCGGTGGACCTGCGCGGGCTGTTGCTATGCTGCGCACAGGAGGTGGCCACCGGCAACCGTCATGGCGCGGGCAATCTGCTGAAACAGATCAGGCAACATGCTTCCGCAACAGGAGATGCCGCTCAGCGGCTGGCGTATTGTTTCGCCAAGGGGCTTGAGGCCCGGCTGGCGGGCACTGGGAGCCAGGTGTACAAGTCACTCATGGCGAAGCACACCTCGACCATGGAGTTCCTCAAAGGTTACGAGCTGTTCATGGCAGCCTGCTCCTTCAAAAGGGTGGCGTTCACATTCTCCAGCATGACCATCTTCGATGCCGTGGAAGGGAAGAGCAAGTTGCACATTGTGGATTATGGCTTGCATTATGGGTGCCAGTGGCCGGGCCTGCTGGCTTGGCTGGCGACCAGGGACGGCGGGCCACCGGAGGTGAGGATCACCGGGATTGACCTCCCGCAGCCCGGGTTCCGCCCGGCTAAGAGGCTTGAGGAGACAGGGCGGGCACTCAGCAACTGTGCCCGTCAGTTTGGCTTGCCGTTCAAGTTCCATGCCATCGCGGCCAAGTGGGAGACTATCCGTGCCGAGGACCTCAACATCGACCCTGACGAGGTGCTTGTGGTGAATGACCTGTTCAATTTCAACACCTTGATGGACGAAAGCCTTGTTATCGACAGACCCAGCCCCAGGGATGTGGTCCTCAGCAACATCCGGGAGATGCAGCCAGATGTGTTCGTCCAAGGTGTTGTGAATGGTTCTAGCGGCCCATTTTTCTTGGCCCGGTTCCGGGAGGCACTCTTCTTTTACTCATCGGTGTTCGACATGCTTGACACCACCACACCGCCAGAGAGCTACGAGCGCTTCGTTCTCGAGCGGGACATGTTCGGGCAGTGTGCCCTGAATACTATCGCCTGCGAGAGTGCAGACCGGGTAGAGCGTCCCGAGACATACAAACAGTGGCAGCTGAGAAACCAACGTGCAAGCCTCAGACAGCTGCCACTGAAGCCGATTATCACCAAGGTGGCAACAGGCAAGGTCAAGAGCCTGTACCACAAGGAGTTTGTTGTGGATGTGGATCAGGGGTGGTTGCTGCAGGGGTGGAAGGGCCGCATCCTATATGCTCACTCGGCGTGGGTGGCAGACGACACTAGCTCCGAGTATTAG
- the LOC123086282 gene encoding scarecrow-like protein 9 translates to MTVIYPLQIQYSFTAPSEISMHSTMAATPEELLGLAEPAPLSPSVFLDLPPTPMTHDDSQQPQNDLALEYISRMLTEEDIVDKFFYQYPDHPELLQAEQPFAEILANTSSDAHESFASSTSILMPSQGNGTDFMVSRCQVQYPAFFLNGTGIAEASGLVFPIPSESSTRTDMLSSMAFFKGMEEANRFLPADNVMVAGRGRKKRPGMDGEVEAGLGRSSKQITVLPRCVQEEEEATALEMLDRLVLNGYDAHPGEMQEVVRVTLEDKENKSAIGRRGRRGARHTVVTDLETLLIRCAEAVSSNDVHGASKLLERIKWHSSPTGDAKQRLAHYFAQGLEARLAGTGSRLYRALMEKHTLTVGLIKAFHLHMAACCSMKVGLLFAINTICKAVAGRRKLHIVHYGITTGFQWPDLLRLLANREGGPPQVRITGINTPRPGLRPAQIMEEAGDRLGNCAKQFGVPFEFRAVASKPEDVRAEDLHIDPDEVLVVNSMYEFRTLMDESLTFDMVSPRDMVLNNISKMRPAVFVQSLVNGPYSAAFFMTRFRHALYYFTALFDVMENTVPRDNDQRLLVERDMLARSAINMIACEGADRVERPQNYKEWQARNERAGLRQLPLDPDVVLMLKDQVKSRYHKHFMISEDHRWLLQGWKGRVLYAHSTWASQVID, encoded by the coding sequence ATGACAGTGATATATCCACTCCAAATCCAATATAGTTTCACTGCACCATCAGAAATCAGCATGCACTCCACTATGGCTGCCACACCAGAGGAGCTGTTGGGCCTCGCTGAGCCTGCACCACTGTCCCCATCCGTCTTCCTCGACCTTCCTCCGACTCCGATGACCCATGATGACTCACAGCAGCCGCAGAACGACCTGGCCCTGGAGTACATTTCGCGCATGCTCACGGAGGAGGACATCGTCGACAAGTTCTTCTACCAGTACCCTGACCACCCGGAGCTCCTGCAGGCCGAGCAGCCCTTCGCCGAGATCCTTGCCAATACCTCATCCGACGCCCACGAGTCCTttgcctcctccacctccatctTGATGCCCAGCCAAGGTAACGGCACGGACTTCATGGTTTCCAGGTGCCAGGTACAGTATCCAGCCTTCTTCTTGAACGGCACAGGCATTGCGGAGGCCAGTGGTTTGGTGTTTCCCATTCCCAGCGAGAGCAGCACCAGAACGGACATGCTGTCGAGCATGGCTTTCTTCAAAGGCATGGAGGAAGCCAACAGGTTCTTGCCCGCAGACAATGTGATGGTGGCTGGCAGGGGGCGTAAGAAGAGGCCTGGCATGGATGGTGAGGTGGAGGCGGGCTTGGGCAGGAGCAGCAAGCAAATAACAGTGCTGCCGCGTTGtgtccaggaggaggaggaagccaccgCGCTGGAGATGCTGGACCGGCTTGTCCTCAACGGCTACGACGCGCACCCGGGCGAGATGCAGGAGGTGGTACGCGTCACCTTGGAGGACAAGGAGAACAAGTCAGCAATTGGcaggcgcgggaggcgcggggcgaGGCACACGGTGGTGACTGACCTAGAGACCCTGCTGATCCGCTGCGCCGAAGCAGTGTCCAGCAACGACGTGCACGGCGCGAGCAAGCTGCTGGAGCGGATCAAGTGGCACTCCTCGCCGACGGGGGACGCCAAGCAGCGGCTGGCGCACTACTTCGCCCAGGGGCTGGAGGCACGGCTGGCTGGCACGGGGAGCCGGCTGTACCGAGCGCTCATGGAGAAGCACACCTTAACCGTTGGGCTCATCAAAGCCTTCCATCTGCACATGGCTGCGTGCTGCTCGATGAAGGTTGGTTTGCTCTTTGCCATCAACACCATCTGCAAGGCCGTTGCAGGGAGGAGGAAACTGCACATTGTGCACTACGGCATCACCACCGGATTCCAGTGGCCGGACTTGCTCCGGTTGCTGGCCAACAGGGAGGGCGGCCCACCACAAGTGAGGATCACCGGCATTAACACCCCTCGCCCCGGGCTCCGTCCGGCTCAAATAATGGAGGAGGCGGGGGACCGGCTCGGCAACTGTGCTAAGCAGTTCGGCGTGCCATTCGAGTTCCGCGCCGTCGCATCCAAGCCGGAGGATGTCCGGGCTGAGGACCTGCACATCGACCCAGACGAGGTCCTGGTCGTGAACAGCATGTACGAGTTCAGGACCTTGATGGACGAGAGCCTAACCTTTGACATGGTGAGCCCGAGGGACATGGTGCTCAACAATATCAGCAAGATGAGGCCGGCCGTGTTCGTCCAGTCCCTCGTCAATGGACCATACAGCGCGGCCTTCTTCATGACGCGGTTCCGCCATGCCTTGTACTACTTCACGGCCTTGTTCGATGTGATGGAGAACACCGTTCCACGGGACAACGACCAGAGACTTCTGGTGGAGCGGGACATGCTTGCACGCTCCGCCATTAACATGATCGCCTGTGAAGGTGCAGACCGGGTGGAGCGCCCTCAGAACTACAAGGAGTGGCAGGCGCGGAACGAGCGAGCGGGGCTAAGGCAGCTGCCGTTGGACCCTGATGTTGTTCTGATGCTCAAGGACCAAGTGAAGAGTCGGTACCACAAGCATTTCATGATCAGCGAGGATCACCGCTGGCTTCTGCAAGGATGGAAAGGCCGGGTGCTCTATGCACACTCCACATGGGCTTCTCAAGTGATAGATTGA